The sequence below is a genomic window from Deinococcus sp. Marseille-Q6407.
CTACCTTGCCAAGGTAGATGTCGCGAGTTCGAATCTCGTCTCCCGCTCCATTTCTTAAAGCCCTCACTCATTCTGGTGGGGGCTGCTTTTTGTATACTGATGTTCTGCTGGGGGTGCTCCGGTTTCGACAGAGGAACGGAAAGCGCTGCTGCGTGCCGAGGTGCCGTTGGCCTCGTAAACAAACGGCAAAGCCATTAACTGGCGAAAATAATTACGCTCTCGCTGCTTAAGTGAGACAGTGACCACGGAGCCCGGCCTTTGGCGACGTGCGAACTGAGACAAAAGAAGGCTAGCCGGCGGCAAGGTTCCATAGCCAGAGGCGAAATTGAATGGAAATAAGGCCAAAAGCAGCCCGTTTGCTGGCAGCCCAGGCCCGACAATTTAAGAGCAGACTACGCACGTAGAGGCACGCTGGATGGACCTTTGGACGGCGGTTCGACTCCGCCCACCTCCACCACCTTACCGCTCCCCCGGGGGCGGTTTTTTGTTGCGCTATACTGCCGTGCAGGCCGCTCAGCCGGGATGGCGGAATCGGTAGACGCAGCAGACTTAAAATCTGCCACCCGTAAGGGTGTACGGGTTCAAGTCCCGTTCTCGGCACCATAAGCTTTTCCCCCCACCCAAACGTAGGGGGCTTTTTTTGGTCATCAGGTTAAAGCCGTACAATCGGGACTATGAGTGACCTTCTGCGTTCCTGGAAACCTGCGCCGCCCGGCTACAAGCATGTGGTGAGCGTCTCACTGGGGGGCAGCAAGCGCAATGCCCGTGAGGAAATTGAGGTGCTGGGCCAGCCTTTTGTGCTGGAGAGAATCGGGACTGACGGCGACGCCAAAAAGGCCGCGCAGCTGTTCTCGGAACTGGACGGCCGGGTGGACGCCTTTGGACTGGGTGGAGCGGACCTGTACGTCCTGGCCAACGGACGGCGCTATACCTTCCGCAACATTCAGAAGCTGGTGTCCTACGCTAAAAAGACGCCGGTGCTGGACGGTTCGGGACTGAAGAATACCCTGGAGCGCGAGGCTATCGCGCAGCTTGATCCGGTACTGCACTGGCAGACCCAGCGTGTGCTGATGGTCAGCGCGGTTGACCGCTTCGGCATGGCGGAGGCCCTGGCGGCAGCAGGGGCCGATGTGGTTTACGGTGATCTGATTTTTGGCCTGAACTTGGACCTGCCTATCCGGAACATGACGACCCTGCGGCGAGCGGCGCGGGTGATTTTGCCACCGCTGACCAATCTGCCGCAGGACTGGTTCTATCCCACTGGAGACAAGCAAGACACCAGTGTGCAGGGCAAGGGAACCCGCTACTACAGCTGGGCCGATGTGATCGCGGGAGATACCCTTTTTGTCAAACGGTATGCGCCACAGGACCTGAGCGGCAAGACGATCCTGACCCAGACCATCACCGAGGCTGACCGGCAGTGGATGAGCGACCGGGGTGTGGCCCGCCTGATCACCACCACGCCGCGTATGGGATCGCGCAATTTTGCCACCAACGTGCTGGAAGCTTTTTTCGTGACCCTGAGCGGCAAGCGTGAAGCCCTGACTCCGGAAGAATACCTGCGCTATATCCAGGAAGTGGACTTCAAGCCGGAGATCAACGAGCTGAACTGAGTGCCAGGGCCAGCCGGCCCAGCGCCTCTTGAAGTTCCCCGGGGGTGGAGGCGGCGAACCCCAGCAAAAGCCCTGGCACGTTGGTCTGGCGGCCCCACTGGAAAGCCTGCACCGGGGTGAGGTCCAGCCCCAGCCCGGGCGCCTGGCGCAGCACCTGTGCTTGCTGCCTGGACGGCCAGTAGGCAGTGAGGTGCAGGCCACGCCCCGGCGCTGGGACAGTTGCTCCCAACGCCTGCACCTGTGCCAGCAGAAAGTCGTGCCGCGCCGCGTAGATACGCCGGGTGCGGGCCAGGTGGCGGGTGAAGTGACCTTCGGCCATAAAGCGGGCCAGGGTGGCGCTGTCGTGCAGGGAAGAGCCGCCGTCCATTGCCTGCTTGACAGCGGTAAAGGTGCCGGCCAGATGCAGCGGCACCACCAGAAAGCCCAGGCGCAGGCCCGAGAAGAGGAAAGCCGAGAAGGTGCCCAGATGAATCACCCGGTCGCTGAGGGCTTGCAGCGGCGTCAGGGGAGGACCAGCGTAGCGGTATTCGGAATCGTAGTCGTCTTCCAGAATCCAGCCGCCCTGCTCCTCGGCCCAGCGCAGCAGCTCCAGCCGCCGCCCGGGGCTGAGCGACACGCCGGTGGGGAACTGGTGGGCCGGCGTAACCCCGACCATTCTGAGCCGTGGCTGCCGCCACAGCGCTGCCGGGTCCAGGCCAGCTTCATCCACCGGCAGGGCCAGTGGGCGCAGGCCGGCACCCAGCATGGCCGCGCGGGTGCCAGGGTAACCCGGAGATTCCAGCGCCACCTGTTCTTCCTGGTCCAGCAGGGTCCGGGCGGCCAGGTCCAGCGCCTGCTGGCTGCCGGTGGTGATGATGACCTGCTCCGGCTGGCAGTCCAGCCCACGCTCCCGGCGCAGATAGGCGGCCACCTGTTCGCGCAGCGGCGGCCACCCGGCGGCCGAAGAACGCCGCGCCGGCGCCCAACTGGCCTGGGCTTCCAGCCGGGCCCAGGTTTTCCAGGGAAAGAGCCGGGCATCTGGCTGAGAGTGCCGCAGAGGGCGTGGTGGGCCGCCCTGAGTGGAAGGGGAGGCCAGAACCGGCAACTGCGCCAGCGCCTGTGCACGGGCTGAGGGCCGGCCCCGGTCCCGGCCAGCTGCTGGCAGCGCCCGGACGAAGGTGCCGGCCCCTACCTGGGCTTCCAGATAGCCTTCGGCGCACAGGGTTTCAAACACCTCGGTCACGGTGCCGCGCGAGATACCCAGCGCAGCGGCCAGCTGCCGGGTGGGAGGCAACTGAGCGCCGGCCGGCAGCTGGCCGCTGGCGCTCAGACTACGCAGCCCCGCCGCCAGTTGACGGGTCAGTGGAACCGCCGCGCTGCGGTCGGGCTGTAACTGTTCCAGCAAGGTCAGCGAGGACATTGGTCTACTCTAGCGTTCAACTATTGGCTCTGTTCTTGGACCAATCCGGCCGGCATCATGGCGGGCATGACCAGCCAAAATGCAGCGAACGAGCAGAACCCCCAGGGGCAGGACGTGAAAAAAGTGCAGCGCGGCTTTGCCGAGATGTTCAAGGGCGGCGTGATCATGGACGTGGTGACGGCCGATCAGGCCCGCATCGCCGAGGAAGCTGGGGCCACTGCGGTCATGGCGCTGGAACGCGTGCCGGCCGATATTCGCCGGGACGGC
It includes:
- a CDS encoding quinate 5-dehydrogenase — translated: MSDLLRSWKPAPPGYKHVVSVSLGGSKRNAREEIEVLGQPFVLERIGTDGDAKKAAQLFSELDGRVDAFGLGGADLYVLANGRRYTFRNIQKLVSYAKKTPVLDGSGLKNTLEREAIAQLDPVLHWQTQRVLMVSAVDRFGMAEALAAAGADVVYGDLIFGLNLDLPIRNMTTLRRAARVILPPLTNLPQDWFYPTGDKQDTSVQGKGTRYYSWADVIAGDTLFVKRYAPQDLSGKTILTQTITEADRQWMSDRGVARLITTTPRMGSRNFATNVLEAFFVTLSGKREALTPEEYLRYIQEVDFKPEINELN
- a CDS encoding PLP-dependent aminotransferase family protein — protein: MSSLTLLEQLQPDRSAAVPLTRQLAAGLRSLSASGQLPAGAQLPPTRQLAAALGISRGTVTEVFETLCAEGYLEAQVGAGTFVRALPAAGRDRGRPSARAQALAQLPVLASPSTQGGPPRPLRHSQPDARLFPWKTWARLEAQASWAPARRSSAAGWPPLREQVAAYLRRERGLDCQPEQVIITTGSQQALDLAARTLLDQEEQVALESPGYPGTRAAMLGAGLRPLALPVDEAGLDPAALWRQPRLRMVGVTPAHQFPTGVSLSPGRRLELLRWAEEQGGWILEDDYDSEYRYAGPPLTPLQALSDRVIHLGTFSAFLFSGLRLGFLVVPLHLAGTFTAVKQAMDGGSSLHDSATLARFMAEGHFTRHLARTRRIYAARHDFLLAQVQALGATVPAPGRGLHLTAYWPSRQQAQVLRQAPGLGLDLTPVQAFQWGRQTNVPGLLLGFAASTPGELQEALGRLALALSSAR